The following DNA comes from Mucilaginibacter jinjuensis.
GCACAATGGGTGGACCAGATGAGAATATTAATCATGTAAAACTGATCCGCGTTACTTCGCCTTATTTTAAAACGGTGCAGGGTGTGGGTACAGGATTATCGCTTGCCGAAATCGGTAAACATTTTAAAGTAGAACACATTGCAGACTACATTAAAGCAACCGACACCTTAATGGTTTATGACGATACCAAGGAGGGGATCTCGTTCGAAATTGATAAGAGCGGTAAGTGTACCGGCGTATCTGTGCATAAACCTAATGATGCTTCTACAGGGTATTTGTCGCTGCATCCGGGAAGTCAGTATTTGAGGGTGAAGAAATAAACATCTCCGTAGAGACACAATACTTTGTGTCTCTGTACATCATATAAAATATTTTAGAGAGACACAAAATATTGTGTCTCTACGGTTGATATAAAAAACAAAACCGCCCTCTGTTGAGGGCGGTTTCTTGTAGAGACACAATATTTTGTGTCTCTCTTTATGTGTGTCTCTACATGTTAAATTATTTTCCAGCCTGACTATTTTTCTCAGGATATAAAATCAATTTAATCAAATTGGTACCGCTCAGGTATTTGTTAGCGGCATCTTTAACCGTTTGTGGGGTTACCTGGTCCAGGTTTTTAATGTGATCTAAAACCAGATCGGGGTTGGTGCCTGTTTCTGATGAACCACTTAAATGACCGATCCAGAAGCTGTTCTCTTTTAACTGCACTTCGGTCGAGCGTTTTTCTTCGGCAGCAAATTTCTCAACGTCAACCTTTTGAGCGCCATCACTTTTAATTTTGGCAATCTCTTCCATTGTTGCCGCAATCAGCTTATCCACATTAACCGGTGCGCAGCTAAAACTCACTGTAAAGTTGTAACGGCCAACCGGTATTTTGCTGTAAGCTGCACTAACACGTGGTGAGTATACACCACTTTCTTTCTCGCGCAGGCGTTCAATCAGTTTTATGTTCAGCACTTCTTCAAGTGCATCTACCTGCAGGTTATTGCTTTCGTTATAATCATAGTTGCCGCTAAATACCAGCTGCACTACGCTTTTATCGCCAATGCCTTTATGTACGGTTTTGGTAACCAAACCTTCCGGTGCGCGGATGCCCAGATCTTTAAATGTTTCGTGGCTATTGGTTGATGGCAGGCCGCCCAGATATTGCTCTAACAAAGGTTTAATCTGCTGTACATCAAAATTACCTACCAGGGTAAAGGTAAACCCGCTGGCATCGGCAAAACGGCTTTTGTAAAAAGCATAAGCTTTATCAAGGCTGGCTTTATCCAATTGTGCTGCAGTAGGTGTAATCCTTCTAAAGTTACCTCTGCTCAAAGTAGCTGCAACGGTATCGGCAAAAACACTCTGCGGATCGAGGCTGCGGTTAGCTAATACCGATTTAGTTTGTGTTATGGTAGAAGCCCAGATATCAGCATCCTTACGTGGTTGGGTAAAGTACAGGTAGATTAATTGCAAGGCCGTCTCAAAATCTTTTGGCGATGCACTGCCCGAAATACCCTGTGTAGTTTCATTAATATATGGCGATACGCTTACATTTTTACCTGCCAGCATTTTACCTAACTGGATCTGGTTAAAATCGGCAATACCGCTGCTGCCTACAATATTATCAGCCATGTTGTCCGAAATAAAATCAGCATCAGGCGCCAATGATGTTCCACCCATGCTGTAACCGGTAATCAGAATCTCGTCGTTCTTAAAATCGGTAGGCTTCAAAATCACCTTAACACCGTTTGACAGGGTTAACGTAGTAGCATTAATCAGCGCATCTTTTCGCTCATCTGTAACTTTACCGGCAACAGGAGGTGTAGCCAACAATGGTTTGTTGCTTACATTATCAACATAAGCAGTAACACCTTTACCGGCAGTATTCACCCAGCTTAATACGGTAGCTTCGCTTGGTAAATTGGCTTTCTCTTTCTCAGGGGCCATGATGATAATATCACGGTTCTGGTCGCTGATAAACTTACCGGCCAATGCGTTAATATCGCTCAGCTTAATTTTATCGATGTTGTCTTTATAGAAGTTATACTCCCAGTCGATACCCGGAATTGGCTCAGCCTCGAGGAAGTTACGCTGATACTCACCTACAAAAGACGAAGATTTAGTTTTATCACGTTCTTTCCAGGCGTTTTCCATGGCTACCATAGTAGCTTCTTTAGCACGGGTAAACTCGCTTTCGGTAAAGCCGAATTTGCGGGCACGTTCAGTTTCATTTAACACAGCATCGATAGCAGTTTTTAATTGGTCGCCTGATTTGGCTACAGCAAGCTCGGTCAATGCATCCTGGTTACCCAAAAAACCACTATAACTCACCTGACCGAACAAGAACGGCGGATCGGCCTTTTGGGTTAATTCGCCCAAGCGGTTATTCAGCATCTGGTTAAATATCTCGGTGCGGATGCCCTGCATATAACCGGCTGTGGTTTTATCGTTATCTTTTGGATGTTTGATGAAGATCTGCGCCATGGTATAAGGAAACTCCTTATCGGTAGCAATTTTCACTTTGGTACCAGCCTCATAAGGTACAGTGTACTTGGTGCGTGCACGCTCGTTAGCCGGATTTTTCAGGGCTGAGAAATTATCTTTTATCAGTTGCTCAACACGTTTTGGGTCGAAATCGCCCACAACAACTACTGCCTGCAAATCAGGGCGGTACCAGTCGTGGTAAAAGCTCTTAATGGTTTCGGGCTTAAAGTTGTTGAGGATATCTACCTTACCAATCGGTAAACGCTGTGCATAGCGCGAATTGTTTAATACAACAGGCAACCATTGTTGCTGTAAACGCTGCTGGGCATTTTTACCCCGCAGGCGTTCTTCTTCCAGAACCACGCCACGTTCGCTATTAATTTCGTCAGTATCAAAACTTACGTAACCAGCCCAGTTAGCCAAAATGGCAAACCCTTTTTCGAACAGTTTAACACTATCTGTAGGCAATGGCAATTGAAATACCGTTTCATCGAAAGAGGTATAAGCATTTAAATCGGCTCCAAATTTCACACCCGATTTTTGCAGATAATCTACCAACTGATTCTTAGGAAAATCGCGGGTACCGTTAAAGGCCATGTGCTCGGTAAAGTGCGCAAGGCCTTGCTGCGGGTCGTTCTCCAATACAGAACCCACCTTGTTTACCAGGTAAAGCTCGGCACGGTTCTTAGGCTCCGTATTTTTGCGGATGTAATAGGTTAAGCCATTAGGTAAATGACCGATTATTACTGCCTTATCAACCGGGATAGGTTCACCTTTTTCTTTTAAAGCTGCCGCCGCCGGTTTCTCTTTCGGCGATACAACGGGTTTGTGTTTTACCTGGGCAAATGAGCTGTTGGCAGCCACAAACAGCACCATTGCTGCATATATGTACCTCTTATTAAAATTCATAAAAAATGGATAGGGTTTGTTACGTGTTTTTTATAGAACGCTTAAACCCAAAAATATAATTAAATGAATAATAACGAAGCTTTATTGCGCTTTATTTAAACCTTGATGATGATCTTTTTAACATATAACGGGTACATCAGCAGCCATATTAATAATACAAACGCAAGGGCATCAACCAGTGAGGCATTAACCGGCGAAAAATGTGGTGCAAACACAGTTTGATAGATATACTCCATACCAACCGTTTTTTTACCGTTGTAGGTAACTTTAATAAGATTGATGAGCCCCGGTACAATATCTGCCAGGATATAGGCGCTGATTGAATTGGTACCGAACACCAAGAACGGCCAGAATAATTTTTTATGCCCCAGTACATCAATAAACCAGTAAGCCAGTGTTAAGCCTACGGTAGAAATACCACCGGCGTATAACACAAACGAGCTCGACCATAAAGCTTTGTTGATAGGGAAAAACAAATCCCAAAGCATACCTACTACAATAGCTAGTATACCGTAAACAAATAACCAGGCTGTTTTGGTATTGCTATCGCGATCAGTTCTTTTCAGCCATGCGCCCACACGCATCCCGAACAAGCCTGTACCTATGGATGGAATTAAACCCAGCAAACCTTCCGGGTCCCAGGTTTTTGATGAGCGCCAAAGGTGGTTGGTGGTAAACACAGTTCGATCTAACCAGGCACCGAAATTAGTTTCGGGATCAAGATTAGCGGGATGCCCATCAGGTGTTGGAATAAACGCCATAATAATATAGTAGCCAATCAGGCATATAGCGAAGATCCAGTCGAGTGTCTTTTGGGTGCTTTTTAAATACAACCATGTCGCAATAAAGTAAACCACTGCAATACGCTGCAATACACCCGGGAAACGCAGGTGACTTAAGCTTGGGTGATAAAAAAACTGGATCATTAAGCTAATGATGATCAGCGTAACCATACGGCGAAAAGCATGCAACAATAACTTAGTATGCCCACTGGTATCAGCCTTTTTGCTTTGCATGGCGTATACGATAGATACACCTGCCATAAACAGGAATGAAGGGAAAATCAGATCAGTAGGTGTACAACCATTCCATACCGAATGCTCCAGCGGCGGGTAAATATGCCCCCAATCGCCGGGATCATTAACCAATATCATGCAGGCCATAGTAAAGCCACGAAAAATATCAAGTGAAAGCAGCCTCGGCGGTTTTCCGGTAATTTCTGAAGTCATTAGGTTGGGGTTAATCTGGTTTATAAACTGGGATGTAATTTAAGGTTTTTGTGGTATTAATCAAATTTTAGGTTGATGTAAAAAGGCTTCCTGAATGTTAACAAGAAGCCTTTTTGGTATTCGGGCCATAGTCAGGTCCGGATGATAAATCCGAACCCAACCCTGATCCGAGTGAGAGATCTTTAGGGATATGAATCATTTTCGATTTACCCCTTATTTAAGTCATTGCTATAGCACTACCATTGTTTTCCCCTTTAAAGGGGAATGCTCCAGCCTGTGCAATTTGCAGTTGTGCTGATAAGGGTATTCTATTGCTAAGCCCCCTATCGTTATTACAAGAATTTATACCGCACAAATGCTTCCATTGCAGCGTATTCGGCTAAGCCAAGTTCGTTGTAGCAACGTGCTGTTTCTGCGTTACGGTCTTCGGCACGTACCCAAAATTCGCGGGCATCGTCGCCAGGGAAAACCGGCCTGTCTTTTTGTGATTGGTGTTTGAAAATAGCGTTACGTTTGCGCAATACTTCCTGTGGAGAAAGCGGCACCGCCATTTCAATTTCATAGGTTTCAAACTCAAACCAGGCACCGCGGTATAACCACATCCAGCAATCTTTAACCCAATCTTCGGTCTTAGCCAAACGTTGTAATGCAGCCAGGATAATGTTAAAGCAAACTAAGTGTGTTCCATGCGGGTCGGCAAAATCGCCTGCGGCAAATACCTGGTGAGGTTTTACTTTTTGCAGTAATTCCATCGTTAGCAGGATATCTTCTTCACCAACTGAGTTCTTCTGGGTTTTGCCGGTTTCGTAGAAAGGCAAGGCCATAAAGTGGATATTCTCATCAGGCACACCGGCGTAACGGGCACCAGAGATAGCCTCAGATTTACGGATGAAACCTTTTACGTTGCGAATCTCCTGCGTATCAATCTGGTTCGGTTGTTTAGACTCCAGGAAGGTGCGCATATCATCGTAAGTCTTTTTCAGTTCAGTACTGTCACCGCCGCGGCTCTCTTCAAAATCGATGGCAAATTCTACATAACGTAAAACATCATCATCCCAAACAGCAGTGTTACCAGATGTTTGGTAGGCTACGTGCACATCATGCCCCTGATCTACCAAACGAATGAATGTACCACCCATTGAGATCACATCATCATCAGGATGCGGAGAAAATACGATCGAACGTTTTTTGGCTGGGTTAGCTCTTTCCGGGCGTTGTGAGTCGTCCGCATTGGGCTTACCACCCGGCCAGCCGGTAATGGTGTGTTGGATCTGGTTAAAAATATCGATGTTGATGTTATAAACCGGGCCTTGCTCTACTGCCAGTTGCGCCATGCCGTTATTGTTATAATCATCTTCAGTTAACTTCAGGATTGGTTTTTTAACGGTTGTGGCCAGCCAGATCACTGCTTTCTTTTTCAGGGTATTGGTCCACACGCAATCTTTAACCAACCACGGCGTATCAAAACGGGTTAATTCTGATGCAGCACCTTCATCAAGCACAAATTCTACGTGGTCAGACAATTGCAGGTACGTAGCAGGTACTTCGCCAGAGATTTCGCCTTCAACTGCTTTTTTGATAATCGGCGCTTTCTTTTGGCTCCAGGCCATCAGGATAATTTCGCGGGCTTTGAAGATAGTACCCACACCCATGGTAATGGCTTTGGTTGGCACGTTTTGTTTACCACCAAAATCGCGGGCAGCATCACTGCGGGTCAGGTCATCCAGCGTTACCAGACGGGTACCCGAGTTTGGTGCCGAACCCGGCTCGTTAAAACCGATGTGGCCGGTACGACCGATACCCAGAATTTGCATATCCAAACCGCCCAGATCGGTAATTTGCTTTTCGTAGTTTAAGCAAAAAGCGGCAACCTCTTCGGTAGTACCTAATGTACCATCGGGGATGTGTACGTTAGCTTTCTCGATATCGATATGATCGAACAGGTTTTCGTTCATGAACGTTACGTAGCTCTGTGCGGCAGTTGGCTGCATAGGGTAGTACTCGTCCAGGTTAAAGGTGATTACGTTTTTAAAGCTCAGGCCTTCTTCTTTGTGTAAACGTATCAGTTCGGCATACACCTTTATTGGGGTAACACCGGTTGCTAAGCCCAGAACTGTTTTACCACCGCTTGCCTGGCGGCTTTTAATCAGGTCAGCAATACGTTTGGCTACCTGTACCGAAGCAATTTGCTGGTTAGGGTATACCGTTACCGGTAATTTCTCGTACCGGGTTTCTTCCAGAAGATTTAAACGTGCCATATTTAGCTTTTTAGTATTTGTATCTTAAAATTATCTGCATAAAAAACTCCGTTAAAACGGAGCACTTATACTTTTTCTTTATTGTAATTTTCCATAACCAGCACCGCTGCACCAACCAGTTCGGCATCGAAACCGAGTTCGGAAACTTTAAGCCTTGTATTGCTCACCAAACGCGGAATGCAATATTTATTCATGGCCTGCTGAATGGGTGCCAGTAAAATTTTCCCTACCCTTGCACCACGACCGCTCAATACAATAGTCTGTGGGTTCATGATGTGGGTGAGGATAGCCAGTGCTTTACCGATCTTATACCCTGCTTCCGAAAGCAGGTCTATCGCAAAATGATCGCCGTTATTGGCGGCATCCATAATGGCATCACCGGCCAGTTTATCATGGTCTTCAACAATGTGTTGCAGGCTCGAGATCTTACCTTCTTTAATACCTGCAATAGCTTTCTCTGCAACTGCCAGCATCGAAGCTTCTGCTTCCAAACAACCTTGCTTACCGCAGCTACATAATGCGCCATCTTCCGATAACGGAATGTGGCTTAACTCACCCGCGAAGCCATCGTGACCGCGGAAAAGTTTTCCATTGATGATCATGCCCAAACCTATACCCCAGCCCAGGTTAATTACCATAACTTCTTTCTGAGCTTTGGCAGCACCAAAACGTTGTTCGGCCAGGGCAATTAAGCTCGAGTCGTTATCGATAAAAACGGGCAGGTCTGTAGCTTCGCCAATATACTCGCGCAGGTTTTTACCCCCGGCATCAAGATAGGTGTAATTAATACCTTCGCTGATATTGATAAAGCCCGGCATACCAATACCTATACCTGCAATTTTCTCTTTTGCAATGCCAGATGAATCAATGAATTTATTGATGTATTTGATGAGCGTTTTAAGCGCCACATCATTATTGAGTAATCTCAATTCGTGCGATTGTACGGGCACAACCGGCTCGTTCAACAGGTTAAATAAACCAATACGCACCGACAGCTGATCCATAGCCACGGCTACAATATAAAGTGCATCGGCTTTGATGCTATACTTTAACGGCCTGCGGCCACCGCTCGATTGTGCATAGCCTTGCTCAACAACAAAACCATCTACCACCAGTTCGCTGATAGATTTAGCTACCAAAGGTATACTTCTATCCAAATGCTCGCTTACCTCGGCACACGAAAGTTCATCATTGAAATAGAAATGCTTCAAGACTTTATCAGTCAACCCACTTTGCCTATCGTTTTTTGTCTTGATTTCCATTTACACAAACTTAAATTAAATTTTTAATAACAACAAAATACTTTTTAAAAAAATTTAAAAAGTATTAATAAATTCAATTAAACATAAAAAAACCCCGGCAAACTTATTGCCGGGGTTAATATTCACAACTAATTGCTCTAATCTTTACAATTTGGTAGGAAGACCTAGCTTGTCGCTAAACTTCTTGTAAAGTTGTTTATGCTTGTTATTAAGGTCGATGGTGCGGCCCTGGATGTACTCATTGGTAACATCTAAACCCAGCATATCTAAAGCATCACCGTTTGATACAAATAGGTTTGCATCTTTACCAATTTCCAAGGTACCTGTAGTTTTATCGATACCTAAAATTTTGGCGTTGTTGATGGTGATCATCGATAAGGCCTGCTCTTTAGTTAAGCCGTAGCCTACAGCCTCACCAGCTTCGAAAGGCAAGTTGCGCTGACGCCAGAAACCGATACCTGTTAA
Coding sequences within:
- a CDS encoding M16 family metallopeptidase, which translates into the protein MNFNKRYIYAAMVLFVAANSSFAQVKHKPVVSPKEKPAAAALKEKGEPIPVDKAVIIGHLPNGLTYYIRKNTEPKNRAELYLVNKVGSVLENDPQQGLAHFTEHMAFNGTRDFPKNQLVDYLQKSGVKFGADLNAYTSFDETVFQLPLPTDSVKLFEKGFAILANWAGYVSFDTDEINSERGVVLEEERLRGKNAQQRLQQQWLPVVLNNSRYAQRLPIGKVDILNNFKPETIKSFYHDWYRPDLQAVVVVGDFDPKRVEQLIKDNFSALKNPANERARTKYTVPYEAGTKVKIATDKEFPYTMAQIFIKHPKDNDKTTAGYMQGIRTEIFNQMLNNRLGELTQKADPPFLFGQVSYSGFLGNQDALTELAVAKSGDQLKTAIDAVLNETERARKFGFTESEFTRAKEATMVAMENAWKERDKTKSSSFVGEYQRNFLEAEPIPGIDWEYNFYKDNIDKIKLSDINALAGKFISDQNRDIIIMAPEKEKANLPSEATVLSWVNTAGKGVTAYVDNVSNKPLLATPPVAGKVTDERKDALINATTLTLSNGVKVILKPTDFKNDEILITGYSMGGTSLAPDADFISDNMADNIVGSSGIADFNQIQLGKMLAGKNVSVSPYINETTQGISGSASPKDFETALQLIYLYFTQPRKDADIWASTITQTKSVLANRSLDPQSVFADTVAATLSRGNFRRITPTAAQLDKASLDKAYAFYKSRFADASGFTFTLVGNFDVQQIKPLLEQYLGGLPSTNSHETFKDLGIRAPEGLVTKTVHKGIGDKSVVQLVFSGNYDYNESNNLQVDALEEVLNIKLIERLREKESGVYSPRVSAAYSKIPVGRYNFTVSFSCAPVNVDKLIAATMEEIAKIKSDGAQKVDVEKFAAEEKRSTEVQLKENSFWIGHLSGSSETGTNPDLVLDHIKNLDQVTPQTVKDAANKYLSGTNLIKLILYPEKNSQAGK
- a CDS encoding acyltransferase family protein; translation: MTSEITGKPPRLLSLDIFRGFTMACMILVNDPGDWGHIYPPLEHSVWNGCTPTDLIFPSFLFMAGVSIVYAMQSKKADTSGHTKLLLHAFRRMVTLIIISLMIQFFYHPSLSHLRFPGVLQRIAVVYFIATWLYLKSTQKTLDWIFAICLIGYYIIMAFIPTPDGHPANLDPETNFGAWLDRTVFTTNHLWRSSKTWDPEGLLGLIPSIGTGLFGMRVGAWLKRTDRDSNTKTAWLFVYGILAIVVGMLWDLFFPINKALWSSSFVLYAGGISTVGLTLAYWFIDVLGHKKLFWPFLVFGTNSISAYILADIVPGLINLIKVTYNGKKTVGMEYIYQTVFAPHFSPVNASLVDALAFVLLIWLLMYPLYVKKIIIKV
- the nagB gene encoding glucosamine-6-phosphate deaminase, whose product is MARLNLLEETRYEKLPVTVYPNQQIASVQVAKRIADLIKSRQASGGKTVLGLATGVTPIKVYAELIRLHKEEGLSFKNVITFNLDEYYPMQPTAAQSYVTFMNENLFDHIDIEKANVHIPDGTLGTTEEVAAFCLNYEKQITDLGGLDMQILGIGRTGHIGFNEPGSAPNSGTRLVTLDDLTRSDAARDFGGKQNVPTKAITMGVGTIFKAREIILMAWSQKKAPIIKKAVEGEISGEVPATYLQLSDHVEFVLDEGAASELTRFDTPWLVKDCVWTNTLKKKAVIWLATTVKKPILKLTEDDYNNNGMAQLAVEQGPVYNINIDIFNQIQHTITGWPGGKPNADDSQRPERANPAKKRSIVFSPHPDDDVISMGGTFIRLVDQGHDVHVAYQTSGNTAVWDDDVLRYVEFAIDFEESRGGDSTELKKTYDDMRTFLESKQPNQIDTQEIRNVKGFIRKSEAISGARYAGVPDENIHFMALPFYETGKTQKNSVGEEDILLTMELLQKVKPHQVFAAGDFADPHGTHLVCFNIILAALQRLAKTEDWVKDCWMWLYRGAWFEFETYEIEMAVPLSPQEVLRKRNAIFKHQSQKDRPVFPGDDAREFWVRAEDRNAETARCYNELGLAEYAAMEAFVRYKFL
- a CDS encoding ROK family protein, producing the protein MEIKTKNDRQSGLTDKVLKHFYFNDELSCAEVSEHLDRSIPLVAKSISELVVDGFVVEQGYAQSSGGRRPLKYSIKADALYIVAVAMDQLSVRIGLFNLLNEPVVPVQSHELRLLNNDVALKTLIKYINKFIDSSGIAKEKIAGIGIGMPGFINISEGINYTYLDAGGKNLREYIGEATDLPVFIDNDSSLIALAEQRFGAAKAQKEVMVINLGWGIGLGMIINGKLFRGHDGFAGELSHIPLSEDGALCSCGKQGCLEAEASMLAVAEKAIAGIKEGKISSLQHIVEDHDKLAGDAIMDAANNGDHFAIDLLSEAGYKIGKALAILTHIMNPQTIVLSGRGARVGKILLAPIQQAMNKYCIPRLVSNTRLKVSELGFDAELVGAAVLVMENYNKEKV